ACGGGCATCATCATGGCACCACCCACCCCTTGAATAACTCGGGATGCCACCAAAAATGGTAGAGAACCGGAAAGCGCGCACAGTAATGACCCCAGCGTAAATAATGAAACAGCCAAAATGAAAATGCGCCGAGTGCCGAAACGATCGGCCAACCAACCACTCACCGGAATCAACATTGCCACCGTGAGGGTATAGCTGATAATAGCTGACTGCATAGTTAGAGGTGAGCGATTAAGGCTTTCAGCAATTGAAGGGAGTGCCGTATTCAGTATGGTGGCATCCAAAGCCTGCATAAAGAAAGCCATGGCGGCTATCCAAGGGAGACCCGCCATGCTGCGCGCAGATTTTATCATTGTCCGTCCTGATTATATTGGGTGGGCGTGAGTACCCTCTCTGTCTATATATAGATATAAAGAACATCTGACCGTTAGTCTTTCTCTTTTAATAACACCTGACAAGCTACCAATGCACCTTGGCTATCGCCAGCCAGAATAGTATCGACAATATTTTGATGGTGTTGCAGCTTAATCACCTCATCGCCGGTAATAGAACGAAAGTAACTGTGATAAACCGAACTGAACAAATTAGCGAAAGACGTTAAAAATGGATTACCACTGGCTTCATAGATCAATTGATGAAATTGGGCATCCACTTGAATCCATCGTTCGCGATTAAAATGGGCATGCAGCTCGCACATTTCTGTCATTAACGATGTTAACAGGGCTTTTTGTTTTCCGCTGACATTGATAGCCGCCAGAGAACAGGCTTGAGGCTCGAGTGACCTCCTTAATATAAGGAAGTGTTGCATCACTTGATCGAAGTTCTCTCTGGTCATCCACCAGGTCAGCAACT
The sequence above is drawn from the Yersinia enterocolitica subsp. enterocolitica genome and encodes:
- a CDS encoding FadR/GntR family transcriptional regulator, whose amino-acid sequence is MQLNTQQQAAQRNLSYLLAEKIGQRILAGEYEAGSILPGEIELGEQFGVSRTAVREAVKMLAAKGMLLPRPRIGTRVMPQTNWNFLDQELLTWWMTRENFDQVMQHFLILRRSLEPQACSLAAINVSGKQKALLTSLMTEMCELHAHFNRERWIQVDAQFHQLIYEASGNPFLTSFANLFSSVYHSYFRSITGDEVIKLQHHQNIVDTILAGDSQGALVACQVLLKEKD